Proteins found in one Odontesthes bonariensis isolate fOdoBon6 chromosome 11, fOdoBon6.hap1, whole genome shotgun sequence genomic segment:
- the LOC142391493 gene encoding beta-galactoside alpha-2,6-sialyltransferase 2-like — translation MKTWRRVLLAALLTWLLLFLSLLCHFLDLRSESRLTRTRTCCGPEQTSTYGRPAGGDWDRMKAHYRSRSREYYNKQSLEVLRRLWTGNLTAGMLSPRLQKVLKGHLSSNKHQVVHRGPRGARKSCSQLYCDLKTRSRIRTLDGTEEPFSSLGWDSLVPSQTLQELRTYQTCAVVTSAGAVLKSSLGGEIDSHDAVLRFNAAPTKGFERDVGSKTTIRIINSQIASRPEHHFSGSSLYRDVTLLVWDPAQYSANLTQWFLKPDFDLFTPYAERRRLRPEQPFYILHPAFIWTLWDLIQDNTEDQIQPNPPSSGFIGIVVMMSLCRDVSVYEFLPSLRRTDLCHYHERYRDAACTLGAYHPLLYEKLLVQRINRGGQDQLRTRGKVSLRGFSAVSCGS, via the exons ATGAAGACCTGGAGGAGGGTTCTTCTGGCGGCCCTGCTGACCTGGCTTCTCCTCTTCCTGTCTCTGCTCTGTCACTTCCTGGACCTCCGATCAGAGTCCAGATTGACCCGGACCAGAACCTGCTGCGGTCCGGAGCAGACCAGCACCTACGGCAGACCTGCTGGGGGGGACTGGGACAGGATGAAAGCTCACTACAGGTCCAGGTCTCGGGAATACTACAACAAGCAGTCTCTGGAGGTTCTCCGGAGGCTCTGGACCGGGAACCTGACCGCAGGGATGCTGAGTCCTCGTCTCCAGAAGGTCCTGAAGGGCCACCTGAGCTCCAACAAACACCAGGTGGTGCACCGGGGACCGAGGGGGGCCCGCAAGTCCTGTTCGCAGCTGTACTGTGACCTGAAGACCAGGAGCAGGATCCGGACCCTGGATGGAACCGAGGAGCCGTTCTCCAGTCTGGGCTGGGACAGCCTGGTGCCCTCACAGACCCTCCAGGAACTCCGGACGTATCAGACCTGCGCCGTGGTGACATCAGCGGGGGCCGTCCTGAAGTCCTCACTGGGGGGCGAGATCG ACTCCCATGATGCAGTTCTGCGTTTCAATGCCGCCCCGACCAAAGGCTTCGAGAGAGACGTGGGCAGCAAGACCACCATCCGCATCATCAACTCGCAG ATCGCCTCTCGGCCCGAACACCACTTCAGCGGCAGCTCTCTGTACCGGGACGTCACCCTTCTGGTCTGGGACCCGGCTCAGTACTCGGCCAACCTCACCCAG TGGTTCCTGAAACCGGACTTCGATCTGTTCACGCCGTATGCTGAGCGGCGGCGACTGCGCCCCGAGCAGCCGTTCTACATCCTCCATCCGGCGTTCATCTGGACTCTGTGGGACCTGATCCAGGACAACACTGAGGACCAGATCCAGCCCAACCCCCCCTCCTCTGGCTTCATAG GCATCGTGGTGATGATGTCACTGTGCCGTGACGTCAGCGTGTACGAGTTCCTGCCGTCGCTGCGCCGCACCGACCTCTGCCACTACCACGAGCGCTACCGGGACGCGGCGTGCACGCTGGGCGCGTACCACCCGCTACTGTACGAGAAGCTGCTGGTGCAGCGCATCAACCGGGGGGGCCAGGACCAGCTGAGGACCCGGGGGAAGGTGTCCCTGAGGGGCTTCAGCGCCGTCAGCTGCGGGTCCTGA
- the LOC142391494 gene encoding opsin-3-like, which translates to MFSELGTVNASANLSQRDSAREWSDTPLERLSRDGYRVLSACLGSIMVLGFTNNLLVLVLFCRFKSLRTPVNMLLLNISLSDMLVCLCGTTLSFTSSLRRRWLFGRRGCEWYGFINSCFGIVSLISLSVLSYDRYSTLLVYNKRPADYRKPLLAVGGSWLYSLLWTLPPLLGWSSYGLEGAGTSCSVTWTERSARSHSYIICLFVFCLGLPVLVMVYCYGRLLYAVKQVGRIRRSAARRREFHILFMVITTVVCYLVCWMPYGVVAMMATFGRPGLISPVASVVPSILAKSSTVINPIIYILMNKQFYRCFLVLFHCRHQLTELGPSSMPSRTTAVQLNFRGPDSAPPASTKPFMDEGTSAAASDRTAPAEPPPLHELSSC; encoded by the exons ATGTTTTCGGAGCTCGGCACCGTGAACGCGAGCGCGAACCTGAGCCAGCGCGACTCCGCGCGGGAGTGGAGCGACACGCCGCTGGAGCGGCTGTCGCGCGACGGGTACCGCGTGTTGTCCGCGTGCCTGGGCTCCATCATGGTGCTGGGCTTCACCAACAacctgctggtgctggtgctgttCTGCCGCTTTAAGAGCCTGCGCACCCCGgtcaacatgctgctgctcaacatcagcctcagCGACATGCTGGTGTGTCTGTGCGGCACCACGCTCAGCTTCACCTCCAGCCTGCGGAGGCGCTGGCTGTTCGGCCGCCGCGGCTGCGAGTGGTACGGCTTCATCAACTCCTGCTTCG GCATCGTGTCGCTCATCTCGCTCTCGGTCCTGTCCTACGACCGCTACAGCACCCTGCTGGTGTACAACAAGCGGCCGGCGGACTACAGGAAGCCCCTGCTGGCGGTGGGCGGGTCCTGGCTGTACTCGCTGCTGTGGACGCTGCCCCCCCTGCTGGGCTGGAGCAGCTACGGCCTGGAGGGGGCGGGCACCAGCTGCTCCGTCACCTGGACGGAGCGCTCGGCGCGCTCGCACTCCTACATCATCTGCCTGTTCGTGTTCTGCCTGGGCCTGCCCGTCCTGGTCATGGTGTACTGCTACGGCCGCCTGCTGTACGCCGTCAAACAG GTGGGTCGCATCCGGCGCTCAGCGGCCCGCCGCAGGGAGTTCCACATCCTGTTCATGGTCATCACCACGGTGGTGTGTTACCTGGTCTGCTGGATGCCGTACGGCGTGGTCGCCATGATGGCCACCTTCGGCCGGCCGGGACTCATCAGCCCCGTGGCCAGCGTCGTCCCGTCCATCCTCGCCAAGAGCAGCACGGTCATCAACCCCATCATCTACATCCTCATGAACAAGCAG TTCTACCGCTGCTTCCTGGTCTTGTTCCACTGCCGCCACCAGCTGACGGAGCTCGGACCCTCCTCCATGCCCTCAAGGACCACCGCCGTGCAGCTGAACTTCCGTGGGCCGGACAGCGCCCCGCCGGCCTCCACCAAACCCTTCATGGACGAGGGCACCAGCGCCGCCGCGTCCGACAGAACGGCGCCCGCCGAGCCGCCGCCGCTGCACGAACTCTCCTCCTGCTGA